From Montipora foliosa isolate CH-2021 chromosome 6, ASM3666993v2, whole genome shotgun sequence, a single genomic window includes:
- the LOC138005846 gene encoding uncharacterized protein, translating to MKQCCVSVRLPDIQLNNMKNASGNLTNGMNDSFPEEDKDDLYTDDLLDYCPPIKEIFRPRLYHFSEKTAGLDVYLFSIKMNNSSIFANNTFIEDDNDVDIYGDECPLLGGEDMLGRASKITALISIIAISLIGNLFLIVITLRTWRMRTTAYRFVVNMAIADLCTAVINMPESVVIEVTNTDEWLPGAIGVVLCKLLPFCQQVCAFCSILSLLIIALDRFFAINFPLRRFILQNRCKLIIATSWLIPCISSLPMLVANNIVESHGLILCLEEWPSPLDSMKSSRNYTVVLFVIFYLLPLIAISFLYGCVLYRLWKRKRPGNCSSSRHDTIFSRSKRKALKMFIAVVICFALCWLPFHVMFFIVAYDNNLYNCGVPADVYFVCFFFKHAISALNPCICMLFNKDYRDGFRQLIRNCGINCMSLGILWGEETKCSATVVGLDLVSGLFKPFFFSCLAEETVSTSGRSRNGLLSHSCHQASGWKLNEQKERRGAFNRPKTKSGYAYAGNHGGQSVESTSVVVDVRKAYDSVDHWWLNKIMLVHRFPVWICEVVRKLCAAWNTRIVANTKVGNETSPVISFNRGLPQGDALCPRLFTLYLNPAAWKLRCTEGCRLSRPAGSKVTNLLYIDDLKVFRGVSSKASQSTQDDKGGDGGHWLAMEYKDV from the exons atgaaacaatgcTGCGTCTCAG TGAGGCTTCCAGATATCCAATTAAACAACATGAAGAACGCGAGTGGTAATTTAACAAATGGTATGAACGACTCCTTTCCTGAAGAAGACAAGGATGACCTATACACCGATGATTTGCTGGACTACTGTCCTCCGATAAAAGAG atcTTCCGACCACGTTTGTACCACTTTTCCGAAAAGACGGCTGGGCTGGacgtttatttattttcaatcaaGATGAACAACAGCAGTATCTTCGCAAATAACACTTTTATAGAAGACGACAATGATGTGGACATATATGGCGATGAATGTCCTCTGCTAGGTGGGGAAGACATGTTGGGGAGGGCAAGCAAGATAACAGCATTAATATCGATCATAGCGATATCGCTGATCGGAAATTTGTTCCTAATAGTTATCACTCTGAGGACTTGGCGAATGCGGACAACTGCGTACAGATTTGTTGTTAATATGGCTATTGCTGATCTCTGCACAGCAGTCATCAACATGCCAGAGTCTGTGGTGATAGAAGTAACAAACACAGACGAGTGGCTTCCAGGTGCTATAGGAGTGGTGCTGTGTAAACTGTTGCCTTTTTGTCAGCAGGTGTGTGCGTTTTGCTCAATTTTAAGTCTCTTGATAATCGCATTGGATCGATTTTTTGCTATTAATTTTCCGCTGAGAAGATTTATCCTTCAAAACCGTTGCAAGCTTATCATCGCGACCTCATGGCTTATACCCTGCATTTCAAGCTTGCCGATGCTCGTCGCTAATAACATAGTTGAATCACACGGCTTGATTCTGTGTCTCGAAGAATGGCCATCTCCTTTGGATTCCATGAAATCATCCAGGAACTATACAGTAGTTCTCTTTGTGATTTTCTATCTGCTTCCGTTGATTGCCATTTCTTTTCTCTACGGCTGCGTTCTTTACAGACTTTGGAAAAGAAAACGTCCAGGGAATTGTTCATCCTCTCGACATGATACGATTTTTTCGCGAAGTAAAcggaaagcattgaaaatgTTCATCGCAGTTGTCATTTGTTTTGCACTGTGTTGGCTACCTTTTCATGTTATGTTCTTTATTGTGGCATACGATAACAATTTGTACAATTGTGGTGTCCCAGCAGatgtatattttgtttgtttcttcttcaaacacGCTATAAGTGCTTTGAATCCATGTATATGTATGCTGTTCAACAAAGATTATCGCGATGGTTTCAGGCAATTAATTAGAAACTGTG gaattaattgcatgtcatTAGGAATATTGTGGGGAGAAGAGACAAAATGTTCTGCGACAGTAGtgggtttggatttggtgtcaGGGTTATTCAAA CCATTCTTTTTCTCTTGTCTCGCTGAGGAAACTGTATCAACAAGTGGAAGATCAAGAAACGGACTGCTGTCCCATTCTTGTCACCAGGCTAGCGGTTGGAAATTGAACGAACAGAAGGAAAGACGAGGGGCTTTTAACCGCCCAAAG ACGAAATCAGGATACGCTTACGCGGGAAATCATGGTGGCCAGTCAGTGGAAA GCACAAGCGTAGTAGTAGATGTGCGCAAGGCCTATGACTCGGTCGATCATTGGTGGCTCAATAAGATCATGCTAGTCCACAGGTTCCCAGTCTGGATCTGCGAAGTCGTGAGAAAGTTATGCGCGGCGTGGAACACCAGGATAGTTGCTAATACCAAAGTTGGCAATGAGACCTCCCCCGTGATCAGTTTTAACAGAGGTCTACCCCAAGGAGATGCTCTATGCCCGCGTTTGTTTACGTTGTACTTGAACCCAGCAGCATGGAAGCTGCGCTGCACCGAGGGCTGTAGGCTCTCAAGACCGGCAGGGTCCAAAGTCACAAATCTACTGTACATTGACGACTTGAAGGTCTTTCGCGGTGTCTCAAGCAAAGCTTCACAGAGTACTCAAGATGACAAAGGAGGCGATGGAGGACATTGGCTTGCAATGGAATACAAAGACGTGTAA